The Bacillus sp. Marseille-Q1617 genome has a segment encoding these proteins:
- a CDS encoding acyl-CoA thioesterase yields the protein MREKKFMKETKTSKTTHVLPPDTNHHGTLFGGKLMAYIDDVASIAATRHARKPVVTASTDSVDFLQPIKVGDAVTLEAMVTYTGRSSMEVGVKVTSEVLLTGETNVAAISFLTFVALEDGKPVVIPEVVPETEEEKWLNETAKNRAEHRKARKKHSQELAEFFRNAY from the coding sequence TTGAGAGAAAAGAAATTCATGAAAGAAACAAAAACAAGTAAAACCACCCATGTGCTTCCGCCGGATACCAACCATCACGGTACTTTATTCGGCGGAAAGCTGATGGCCTATATAGACGACGTCGCATCCATCGCGGCCACCCGGCATGCACGTAAACCGGTCGTCACCGCATCCACCGACTCGGTCGACTTCCTGCAGCCGATCAAAGTCGGAGATGCCGTTACATTGGAAGCAATGGTCACTTATACCGGACGCAGTTCGATGGAAGTCGGCGTCAAGGTCACGTCAGAAGTCCTGCTTACCGGTGAAACTAATGTCGCAGCCATTTCCTTTTTAACATTCGTCGCCCTTGAGGACGGAAAGCCTGTCGTGATACCGGAAGTCGTACCGGAAACAGAAGAAGAAAAATGGCTGAACGAAACGGCTAAGAACCGGGCGGAACACAGGAAAGCACGTAAAAAGCACAGCCAGGAGCTGGCGGAGTTTTTCAGGAATGCATATTAG
- a CDS encoding methyl-accepting chemotaxis protein, which translates to MALKKRLMILGFIPLILSTIIIGYVVSQLISLQSSANEDVKILVETEKLRSDLIVTKQALANYSVNTSDENKQMAETLLTDTSSQIDELGKLISVKEQDETLAIIETKFSELKSVSGKALNANNKAEIKRQSLRISGVLNDMHLLNKQTSDWYQNLLKENEQQITFIVWATIIGFLTALILSIGASAILSNRIVKPLNAMVHNAERMARGDLTISFEESSKKNNKFEVYKLQEAFQHMVMNLRNTVQSVNEIGVNVEQFTRDVQGQMANLSESSSQVAVSTEELAKGSQAISEDVQSTASLMTVMGEEFASNVRSSQESSANSKVALQSVEHGRTSLIKQKEFAESINDSSASIEQSVLSFARYTGEIEQAAQAVKEIAEQTNLLALNAAIEAARAGDAGKGFAVVAQEVRKLAEDSSVATERIGSMVGSIKEGIHSIMEASQKGSSLSNRQMESMSVTESAFEEIAGNVSSIYEKLSELETGMMASNERTNNVIAAVENISAITEETAAGTEEIYSSTEEQLRYFEQLTGQVSELNAMTVKMKKELEKFTL; encoded by the coding sequence ATGGCACTGAAAAAACGATTAATGATACTGGGGTTCATCCCCCTCATTCTATCTACCATCATTATAGGGTATGTTGTATCTCAATTGATCTCTCTTCAAAGTTCAGCAAATGAAGATGTCAAAATCCTAGTAGAAACGGAAAAGCTGCGCAGCGACCTGATCGTCACGAAACAGGCCCTCGCCAATTATTCCGTCAATACCTCTGATGAAAATAAGCAGATGGCGGAAACGTTGTTGACAGATACCTCCTCACAGATCGATGAACTCGGTAAACTCATTTCCGTAAAAGAGCAGGACGAAACGTTAGCCATCATAGAAACAAAGTTTTCAGAACTGAAATCCGTTTCCGGCAAAGCGCTGAATGCAAACAACAAAGCGGAAATCAAGCGGCAATCGCTAAGGATTTCCGGCGTCCTGAATGATATGCACCTATTAAACAAACAGACCTCTGACTGGTATCAAAACCTATTAAAAGAGAATGAGCAGCAAATCACTTTCATAGTGTGGGCGACAATCATCGGCTTTCTGACGGCCCTCATCCTATCAATCGGTGCCTCTGCCATTCTATCAAACCGAATTGTGAAACCCTTGAATGCGATGGTTCATAATGCGGAAAGAATGGCTCGCGGAGACCTCACGATATCGTTTGAAGAAAGCAGCAAAAAGAACAACAAATTTGAGGTATATAAGCTTCAGGAAGCCTTTCAGCACATGGTCATGAATTTGCGTAATACGGTTCAGTCCGTCAATGAAATTGGTGTGAATGTAGAACAATTCACCAGGGATGTCCAGGGTCAAATGGCAAATCTATCTGAAAGCAGCAGTCAAGTCGCTGTTTCAACCGAAGAATTAGCTAAGGGAAGCCAGGCAATCTCAGAGGATGTTCAGTCCACCGCTTCCTTGATGACAGTGATGGGCGAGGAATTTGCCAGCAATGTACGCAGCAGCCAGGAATCTTCCGCCAATAGTAAAGTCGCTCTTCAATCTGTAGAGCACGGAAGAACGTCGCTGATCAAGCAAAAAGAATTTGCTGAATCCATCAATGATTCTTCAGCCTCAATCGAACAATCAGTTCTATCCTTTGCAAGGTACACAGGAGAAATCGAACAGGCTGCCCAGGCAGTAAAAGAAATTGCTGAACAGACTAATCTCCTCGCCCTTAACGCAGCAATCGAAGCCGCCCGCGCAGGTGATGCCGGAAAAGGTTTCGCCGTCGTGGCTCAGGAAGTCCGTAAGCTTGCCGAAGACTCGTCCGTAGCAACGGAACGAATCGGAAGCATGGTCGGAAGCATTAAAGAAGGCATTCATTCCATCATGGAAGCTTCACAAAAAGGGAGCAGCCTTTCGAACCGGCAAATGGAGTCGATGTCCGTAACCGAAAGTGCTTTTGAAGAAATTGCAGGTAATGTCTCGTCGATCTACGAAAAATTATCAGAGCTCGAAACAGGGATGATGGCCTCGAATGAGCGAACCAACAATGTCATTGCAGCCGTGGAAAACATTTCAGCCATCACCGAAGAAACGGCAGCAGGTACGGAAGAAATCTATTCTTCAACGGAGGAACAGCTCCGCTACTTCGAGCAGTTGACCGGTCAAGTATCAGAATTGAATGCCATGACCGTTAAGATGAAGAAGGAACTGGAGAAATTCACTTTATAA
- a CDS encoding RNA polymerase sigma factor, whose product MPQEIKDIDLYRKVVDDQDSTALRQLYRKYEKLIYSFTYKMTGDQEIAEEVIQEVFMKLWKKHAPYDHSKGKFSSWLLTMTRNTCLDALRKRKKHESVEYIEKDSLQVSYETPADIVEWKEKGKAIQDCMRALKEDQQRIIHLFYFKGLTQQSISKSTDTPLGTVKGRIRLALKHLHNCLKGKGGTME is encoded by the coding sequence ATGCCACAGGAAATCAAGGATATTGATTTATATCGGAAAGTGGTCGATGATCAAGATTCGACTGCTTTGCGGCAGCTTTACCGTAAATATGAAAAACTTATTTATTCGTTTACGTATAAAATGACCGGTGATCAGGAGATTGCGGAAGAAGTCATACAGGAAGTCTTCATGAAACTTTGGAAGAAGCATGCCCCATATGACCATTCAAAAGGAAAGTTTTCTTCCTGGTTATTGACGATGACCCGGAATACTTGCCTGGACGCACTCCGCAAGCGCAAGAAACATGAATCAGTCGAATATATTGAAAAAGATTCCCTGCAGGTCAGCTACGAAACACCTGCCGATATCGTGGAATGGAAGGAAAAAGGGAAAGCCATACAGGACTGCATGCGCGCTCTCAAGGAAGATCAGCAGCGGATCATCCATTTATTTTATTTCAAAGGACTGACCCAGCAGTCGATTTCAAAGAGCACAGATACGCCGCTCGGCACAGTGAAAGGAAGAATACGGCTGGCACTGAAACATTTGCACAACTGCCTTAAAGGGAAAGGAGGGACCATGGAATGA
- a CDS encoding BMP family protein has translation MKKFMMILLVMMLAAAGCSSSSADQKNNENLQTIGILLSDTGLGDGSFNDSAFRGLERARDELGILFDYREAPDGNFEEALQELTAQDHDLVIGLGFSIQEALEKVAKEHPEQHYLMIDGFSELDNITSITFKEHEGSFLVGMVAAMKSKTNTLGFIGGADVPVIHRFEKGFEQGAKYVNPSIKILKDNANNFGDAALGSSIADKQIKAGADFIYPAAGFTGVGAIQAAQKAGVYSGGVDSDQYFIAENSVVTSMMKKIDNAVFNLTEELVSEGSISEASFELGLKEDGVGLAPVRITELTDDEKKMLKEATDKIISGEVTIKMN, from the coding sequence TTGAAAAAGTTCATGATGATATTGCTGGTGATGATGCTGGCGGCAGCCGGATGCTCGTCGTCTTCAGCTGACCAAAAGAATAATGAAAACTTACAAACGATCGGTATCCTTCTCTCTGACACGGGTCTTGGAGATGGCTCCTTTAATGATTCGGCTTTCCGCGGGCTTGAACGGGCACGCGATGAGCTGGGAATCCTGTTTGATTACAGGGAAGCACCGGATGGGAATTTTGAAGAAGCACTTCAGGAACTCACGGCTCAGGACCATGACCTGGTGATCGGGCTTGGGTTCTCCATTCAAGAAGCGCTTGAGAAAGTTGCGAAAGAACATCCGGAGCAGCATTATTTGATGATTGATGGATTTTCAGAGCTCGATAATATTACATCCATCACATTTAAGGAACACGAAGGAAGCTTCCTTGTCGGAATGGTGGCTGCGATGAAGTCGAAGACGAATACGCTCGGATTCATCGGGGGTGCGGATGTACCTGTCATTCACCGTTTTGAAAAAGGCTTTGAACAGGGTGCTAAGTATGTGAATCCTTCCATCAAAATCCTGAAAGACAATGCGAATAACTTTGGGGATGCAGCCCTTGGTAGCAGCATTGCGGATAAACAGATCAAAGCCGGCGCAGACTTCATTTACCCTGCTGCCGGATTTACAGGGGTCGGCGCGATACAGGCTGCCCAGAAGGCGGGCGTCTATTCAGGTGGAGTCGATTCCGATCAATATTTTATTGCGGAAAATTCGGTCGTGACGTCCATGATGAAAAAAATCGATAATGCCGTTTTCAACCTGACAGAAGAACTGGTGTCTGAAGGCAGTATTTCTGAGGCATCATTTGAGCTTGGGTTAAAGGAAGATGGAGTCGGACTTGCCCCAGTCCGGATCACAGAATTGACGGATGATGAAAAGAAAATGCTCAAAGAAGCAACAGACAAGATCATCTCAGGGGAAGTCACGATTAAGATGAACTAA
- a CDS encoding NupC/NupG family nucleoside CNT transporter — translation MMDLVFGLLSLAGVLFLGWLWSSNRSAIKWKTVGIGIALEFLLVLFVLKVPFGQTLLKKTALGVQKVIDYSNEGIMFVFGGFFEKGSNITFVFAINVLGAIIFISAVISALYYLRIIPLFVKYIGIVLGKIMGTTKVESFNAIGNSFLGLVEAPLLVKPYLAKLTRSELFAVMVGGTASASGAILIGYSLMGIEMKYLLLSVFSVPLVSLIMAKIMEPETEESKTNGDISLGKTGHTNIFEAISEGAISGVQLAINIGGLLIAFIGVLALVNGVLGLVHTDLSTIFGYVFYPLALLVGVPVEEAFRAASIIGTKLSVNEFVAFDQLSGIVDELSPKTVAILSVALCNFANLSSIGQLIVGLGSLEPSQRPTVSKLSLKAIAAGTLASFITAIVVSIFL, via the coding sequence ATGATGGATTTAGTATTCGGTTTATTATCACTTGCCGGGGTTCTCTTCCTTGGCTGGCTGTGGAGCAGCAACCGCTCAGCAATCAAATGGAAGACAGTGGGAATAGGAATTGCGCTTGAATTCCTTCTTGTCCTTTTCGTCTTAAAAGTTCCATTCGGTCAGACGCTGCTGAAAAAAACGGCACTCGGCGTACAAAAAGTCATCGACTACAGCAACGAAGGAATCATGTTCGTCTTCGGCGGATTCTTTGAAAAAGGCAGCAATATCACATTCGTGTTTGCAATCAATGTGCTTGGAGCCATCATTTTTATTTCTGCCGTGATTTCCGCGCTTTACTATTTACGCATCATCCCGCTCTTCGTTAAGTATATCGGGATCGTTCTGGGCAAAATCATGGGGACGACAAAGGTTGAATCCTTCAACGCAATCGGAAATTCGTTTCTCGGATTGGTCGAAGCTCCTCTTCTGGTCAAGCCTTATCTGGCAAAACTCACCCGTTCAGAGCTGTTCGCGGTAATGGTCGGAGGAACCGCTTCTGCAAGCGGAGCGATCTTGATCGGCTATTCCTTGATGGGAATTGAGATGAAGTATCTTCTTCTGTCTGTCTTCAGTGTTCCGCTCGTTTCTCTCATCATGGCGAAAATCATGGAACCGGAAACGGAAGAATCAAAAACAAATGGGGACATATCGTTAGGAAAAACCGGTCATACCAACATTTTCGAAGCCATCTCAGAAGGAGCGATCAGCGGCGTTCAGCTTGCAATCAATATCGGTGGTTTATTAATTGCCTTCATCGGGGTGCTTGCGCTTGTAAATGGTGTCCTTGGACTCGTTCACACAGACCTGTCCACCATTTTTGGATACGTCTTCTATCCACTCGCTTTATTGGTGGGTGTTCCAGTGGAGGAAGCATTCCGGGCTGCATCCATCATCGGAACAAAGCTTTCTGTCAATGAATTTGTCGCTTTTGATCAGCTGTCAGGGATAGTGGATGAGCTTTCGCCGAAAACAGTCGCAATTCTATCTGTTGCCCTATGTAACTTTGCGAATCTTTCCTCGATCGGTCAACTGATCGTCGGCTTGGGTTCCCTTGAACCTTCCCAGCGCCCGACTGTTTCAAAGCTTAGCCTCAAAGCCATTGCAGCTGGTACACTTGCAAGTTTCATCACAGCAATTGTCGTCAGTATATTTTTATAA
- a CDS encoding anti-sigma factor, producing MTHQCDHLLDYYNHHLNELDKEAFETHLKSCSDCQEALNELIQLNEFLPYASEPIVPPEGLEERVFANIEKTENTITSFREEKPRKRWIFPSVAAVLALSLLGNAYMFTQIQKEEDIVEQATIDQVTQYVELAAVKGNAKGTASIIKQGGQSSLVVQASQLQDLSQEEVYQVWLIKDEKPQRAGTFVTGQDGKGSVVFKLNEEFAKEDWDTVAITLEPDANSQLPQGDIVLASEI from the coding sequence ATGACTCATCAATGTGATCACTTACTCGATTATTATAATCACCATTTGAACGAGTTGGACAAAGAAGCGTTCGAGACGCATTTGAAAAGCTGTTCAGACTGTCAGGAAGCACTGAACGAGCTTATACAGCTGAATGAATTCCTGCCTTATGCTTCTGAACCCATCGTCCCTCCGGAAGGCCTGGAAGAACGAGTATTTGCTAATATCGAAAAAACTGAAAACACCATCACTTCTTTCAGGGAAGAAAAACCCCGAAAGCGCTGGATTTTCCCTTCTGTCGCCGCAGTGCTTGCCCTTTCCTTACTCGGGAATGCCTATATGTTCACGCAGATTCAGAAAGAAGAGGACATTGTCGAACAGGCGACGATCGATCAGGTTACACAGTATGTTGAACTTGCCGCCGTAAAAGGCAATGCAAAAGGGACAGCCAGCATCATCAAGCAGGGCGGGCAATCAAGCCTTGTCGTCCAGGCTTCACAGCTTCAAGACCTTTCTCAGGAAGAGGTATACCAGGTATGGCTCATAAAGGATGAAAAACCGCAGCGCGCCGGGACATTTGTTACCGGACAGGATGGTAAAGGCTCTGTCGTCTTTAAATTGAACGAAGAATTCGCTAAGGAAGATTGGGATACAGTCGCCATCACTTTGGAACCTGATGCTAACAGCCAGCTTCCTCAAGGGGATATCGTACTTGCTTCTGAAATCTAA
- the mreBH gene encoding rod-share determining protein MreBH: protein MLSNSEIGIDLGTANILVYSKNKGIILNEPSVVAIDTENKQVLAVGVEAKSMIGKTPGKIVAVRPLKDGVIADFDVTTEMLKQVMKKASKKLGFSIRKPNVVVCTPSGATSVERRAIQDAVRGSGAKTVTLIEEPVAAAIGADLPVDEPVANVIVDIGGGTTEVAIISYGGVVSCNTIRIGGDQMDEDIIQHVRKRYNLLIGERTAENIKIDVGHALIEHEERTMEIRGRDLVTGLPKTITLTSHEIQSALRESLLHILETIRATLENCPPELSGDIVDRGVILTGGGSLLNGLQDWLSEEIVVPVHLAPNPLESVAIGTGRSLTVIHKLQKVR from the coding sequence ATGTTATCAAACTCTGAAATCGGGATCGATTTAGGAACCGCAAATATTCTAGTTTATAGTAAAAATAAAGGAATCATTTTAAACGAACCATCTGTAGTCGCAATCGACACAGAAAATAAACAAGTATTGGCAGTCGGCGTAGAAGCCAAAAGCATGATCGGGAAAACCCCTGGTAAAATCGTGGCAGTCCGCCCATTGAAAGACGGCGTGATCGCTGACTTTGATGTAACAACCGAAATGTTGAAACAAGTAATGAAAAAAGCGAGTAAAAAGCTTGGCTTCTCTATCCGTAAGCCAAATGTTGTTGTGTGTACGCCATCAGGTGCGACAAGCGTGGAACGCAGAGCGATCCAGGATGCTGTACGTGGAAGCGGTGCAAAGACAGTCACTCTTATCGAAGAGCCTGTTGCTGCAGCAATCGGGGCAGACCTTCCTGTCGACGAGCCTGTTGCCAACGTGATCGTCGACATCGGCGGCGGAACAACAGAAGTTGCCATCATCTCTTATGGCGGTGTGGTATCCTGCAATACGATCCGCATCGGCGGTGACCAAATGGATGAAGACATCATCCAACACGTACGCAAACGCTACAACCTGCTGATCGGTGAAAGAACAGCGGAAAACATCAAGATCGATGTGGGACATGCCTTAATCGAACATGAAGAACGCACGATGGAAATTCGCGGCCGTGACCTGGTTACCGGATTACCAAAAACGATTACTTTGACTTCCCATGAAATCCAAAGTGCTCTAAGAGAATCGCTGCTTCATATTCTTGAAACCATCCGTGCAACGCTTGAAAACTGTCCTCCTGAACTAAGCGGGGACATCGTGGATCGAGGTGTGATCCTGACAGGCGGAGGCTCACTGCTGAACGGACTTCAAGACTGGCTGAGTGAAGAAATCGTGGTACCTGTCCACCTTGCTCCAAACCCACTCGAATCAGTCGCAATCGGAACAGGGCGTTCACTAACAGTCATCCATAAATTGCAAAAGGTAAGATAA
- a CDS encoding class F sortase gives MLVLMTISACSSETGMNSSVKPDENPKVQETSTQKMTGTTTSSSPYAESIIKDERTGIVPASLEIPAIGLKANVESVGLKENGEMAVTESFDTTGWYGEGYHPGEPGNAVIGGHVDSRNGPAVFYELNKLSVGDEVKVTSKSGDTRTFVVTDKKEYPWDEAPLKSIFGYTHRSSLNLITCTGDFDRSSRNYSKRLVIYTELKS, from the coding sequence GTGCTTGTACTAATGACTATTTCTGCATGCAGTTCTGAAACGGGCATGAATTCAAGTGTTAAACCTGACGAGAATCCTAAAGTTCAGGAAACGTCTACACAAAAAATGACCGGAACAACCACCAGCTCTTCTCCCTACGCGGAATCGATCATAAAAGACGAGCGCACAGGAATCGTTCCCGCCTCTCTTGAAATCCCTGCGATTGGCCTCAAAGCCAATGTCGAATCGGTCGGGCTGAAGGAAAACGGAGAAATGGCCGTCACCGAAAGCTTCGATACGACTGGCTGGTATGGTGAAGGCTATCATCCGGGTGAGCCTGGAAATGCCGTCATAGGAGGCCATGTCGACAGCCGGAACGGACCTGCCGTTTTCTATGAATTGAACAAGCTGTCTGTAGGCGATGAGGTGAAAGTCACAAGCAAATCCGGAGATACAAGAACCTTTGTGGTGACAGACAAAAAAGAATATCCATGGGATGAGGCACCGCTAAAATCCATCTTTGGTTATACCCACAGAAGTTCATTGAACCTTATCACGTGCACAGGTGACTTTGACCGATCATCGAGAAACTATAGCAAACGGCTTGTCATTTACACAGAGCTTAAATCTTGA
- a CDS encoding copper amine oxidase, with the protein MKFKKSYLAIPLSMTLMIPAAGTALAHDGEDHSPTAVTPASDLRTTLQHYLSEHAYLAVESMRRGADGTEDFDAAANALNANTEDLTGAITSVYGEEAGNQFNEMWSNHIGFFVDYVKATGANNQAAKDEALKNLDGYRAEFSKFLETATGERLESDSLAEGLQMHVNQLVGAFDSYVAGDYEKAYEYEREAINHMHMVAKGLSSAITDQYPDKFENTMAVTPAADLRSTLNHLLTEHAALATMAMQNGIDGSEDFDASVDALNANTEALSAAIASVYGEEAGNQFKEMWSNHIGFFVDYVKATGAEDEAAKKEALQNLDNYRADFSKFLETATDGRLKSDALAEGLQMHVDQLVGAFDSYAAGDYEKSFEDIRMAYEHMLNPAKGLSSAIVDQYPDKFAHDMPSQMPNTGMGGTADAEEFPLEYLLAALMAIAGGSVLALKKYAGSK; encoded by the coding sequence ATGAAATTTAAAAAAAGTTATTTAGCCATCCCATTGAGCATGACATTGATGATCCCCGCAGCAGGAACAGCGTTGGCCCATGACGGTGAAGACCATTCGCCTACAGCTGTGACGCCGGCATCCGATTTAAGAACGACATTGCAGCATTACTTAAGTGAACATGCATACTTAGCAGTCGAATCAATGAGAAGAGGCGCAGATGGAACTGAAGACTTTGATGCAGCAGCAAATGCATTGAACGCTAATACAGAGGACTTAACAGGGGCCATCACTTCTGTATACGGGGAAGAAGCTGGAAACCAATTCAATGAAATGTGGTCCAATCATATCGGATTCTTTGTCGATTACGTTAAAGCAACAGGTGCAAACAACCAGGCAGCAAAAGATGAAGCTCTCAAAAATCTGGACGGCTACCGGGCTGAATTTTCAAAATTTCTCGAAACAGCCACAGGTGAACGTTTAGAGTCTGACAGCCTGGCGGAAGGACTTCAAATGCACGTGAATCAGCTTGTAGGGGCATTTGACAGTTATGTGGCAGGAGACTATGAAAAAGCCTACGAATATGAGCGCGAAGCCATCAATCATATGCATATGGTGGCAAAAGGCTTATCCAGCGCCATTACAGATCAATATCCTGATAAATTCGAGAACACCATGGCCGTTACACCAGCAGCTGACTTACGATCAACCCTTAACCATCTATTGACTGAGCATGCTGCACTTGCCACAATGGCAATGCAAAATGGAATCGACGGTTCTGAAGACTTCGATGCTTCGGTCGATGCATTAAATGCGAATACCGAAGCCCTTTCTGCAGCGATCGCCTCTGTATATGGAGAGGAAGCCGGGAATCAGTTTAAAGAAATGTGGTCGAACCATATCGGATTCTTTGTTGACTATGTAAAAGCAACAGGTGCAGAGGATGAAGCGGCGAAGAAAGAAGCCCTTCAAAACCTGGACAACTATCGTGCCGATTTCTCAAAATTCCTTGAAACAGCCACAGACGGCCGCCTAAAATCCGACGCTCTGGCAGAGGGGCTTCAAATGCACGTCGATCAATTGGTAGGGGCATTTGACAGCTATGCTGCCGGCGATTATGAAAAGTCTTTTGAAGACATCCGTATGGCATACGAGCATATGCTGAATCCTGCAAAAGGGCTGTCTTCAGCCATTGTCGATCAATATCCTGATAAGTTCGCTCACGATATGCCCTCCCAAATGCCGAACACAGGAATGGGCGGTACAGCTGACGCGGAGGAATTCCCACTGGAATACTTACTGGCTGCACTGATGGCGATTGCCGGGGGATCTGTTTTAGCCCTTAAAAAATACGCCGGAAGTAAATAA
- a CDS encoding STAS domain-containing protein, translated as MTTYDVNVNGSLFDWNLETGDFHFESDEVVMFWVNTAFKTLFDSIEEIAGEKESEIVLETAGYRTGKIVSQFYMDTIGNTDEILTKIPNTYITAGWGVTDVVSYTIKDRKAVITVKNGWEHKVKLAQGKTDEGKFLPGHWAGVFSGLFGANVWYRVVKSQIGGDDYSQYEFFASDITPTLNVQSLFDEQTRKVRAELEQLTEHRTQVLSGIIKEISSPIIPVMDSILVVPLVGPYDELRGEELLNRTLLNLPHYKAEYLVLDLTSLTGFDDYTLDFIQKFVGSAGLLGTKCLLVGISPELSIKITQSGHTVSSIPCFTILQQGIKYALDQQGLEITRKK; from the coding sequence ATGACAACGTACGATGTAAACGTCAACGGTTCATTATTTGACTGGAATCTAGAGACAGGGGACTTTCATTTTGAAAGTGATGAAGTCGTCATGTTCTGGGTGAATACAGCTTTTAAAACGCTGTTTGATTCCATCGAAGAAATTGCAGGAGAAAAGGAATCGGAAATCGTTCTTGAAACAGCAGGGTACAGAACCGGGAAGATTGTGAGTCAATTCTACATGGACACGATCGGAAACACAGATGAAATATTGACCAAGATCCCCAATACATATATAACAGCCGGTTGGGGTGTTACAGATGTCGTCTCCTATACCATCAAAGACAGGAAAGCCGTGATCACCGTCAAAAATGGCTGGGAGCACAAAGTCAAACTGGCTCAAGGCAAGACAGATGAAGGTAAATTCCTTCCGGGACACTGGGCAGGGGTATTCTCCGGATTATTCGGTGCAAATGTATGGTACAGGGTCGTAAAGAGCCAGATAGGCGGGGATGACTACAGTCAATATGAATTCTTCGCGTCGGACATCACACCTACCCTGAATGTCCAAAGTTTATTTGATGAACAGACAAGAAAGGTACGCGCGGAGTTGGAGCAGCTGACGGAACATCGCACCCAGGTGCTTTCTGGAATAATCAAAGAAATATCCTCTCCGATCATACCGGTTATGGACTCGATACTCGTCGTTCCGTTAGTAGGGCCTTACGATGAATTGAGAGGCGAGGAGCTATTGAATCGGACACTGTTGAACCTCCCTCACTACAAAGCGGAATATCTTGTGCTAGACCTGACAAGTTTGACCGGGTTCGACGACTATACCCTTGACTTCATCCAAAAATTCGTGGGATCTGCCGGCCTGCTGGGCACGAAATGCCTCTTGGTAGGAATTTCACCTGAGCTCAGCATAAAAATCACTCAATCCGGCCATACCGTCTCAAGCATCCCCTGCTTCACCATCCTGCAGCAAGGAATCAAGTACGCACTTGATCAGCAGGGACTTGAAATTACACGGAAGAAATAA